The genomic window TACCGTATATCTAGATATGATTTTAGGCCAACCAGCATACAGAATACCACTTCACCCCCAATCTGCACTCTTAGTATACCTTTTCTTATTTGTTAAATCTTTATGGCTGGTCTTTGTCTTCTTGGAACCCAATTAGTTATGATACTACATAAATTTCCTTTGTAATTGTCCAATGGCTGCTTGATTTGAAAGGAAGGTTTCATTTTCCTACTAATATGGGCCTTCTCATCtagtatttatttttatttaaaactgCTAGATTGTGAAGTCCTGTGTAATCCGTAAATTATTGGCCTCTCTCCAATTTAATTGCATTTATATATTCCTCTCTGTGGAATTCATGTTTTTTAACAGTCTAATCAGATTTTTGTACATGTCTTGAGCTGCTCGCCACTTCAAAGACCTATCATGCCTTATGCTGCAAGAGGGTTATTTTCATGTTTACATTGGGATTGAAGTTTAAAGAGTAAGAAAGGATAGATGATGGTCAGAAAGATGAAGCTTAAAATTGCAAACAGCATATTGAAATACGGGGAGGTCATTCCTCTGAGCACATTCATTTTGTGATGTTTGAAGTCTGCGCCCTCTTATATCTTCTATGTGGACAAAGCCCATCTTTTTTCGTATATATTACATCCTTCCAATATCTAGCTTTTTCTTCCCATGGACTATTGAAGACATGATCTGTAAAATGCTTTATCTTGGAAAACATTGTAACTAATGACACTATACAGTCGAGATAGACTACTTGCAACAATGGATTTAAACAAATTTCTAGATACATATCAAACactctataaaatttaaaatgtgGGATATGCATTTCAGGTATACCATTTTGGCCTAGAAATTCCTGCACACATTGCAGCAATCTTTAAGCACATTAACAGTTTGATGATGTTCAACATAATTATCGGAATGGATTTACGATACTTTACTGGAATGTTTGTTCTGATACTTTACTGGAATGTTTGTTCTGATAGACTTCTTCAGTTGCTAGAGTCAGAGACTGATACGTTGATTTGCAAATATTAAATCAATGCTCTGCCCATTCTTCCTTTTGTTAAACAGTCACTAGATTGTGAAAGCTTAATTAAATTGACTGTTTGTGATATAATTTGGCATAGTTGTGATGCTGGATTCTCTTTCAATAtacatctacttaatgaagcactTTTTGATCTTCTCAAAAACAATAAAAATTAAGCACTTTTGTGTTATCCTACTCCAGTTCCAGATGTGACCAACACTACATGGCAGTCACTTGTCACGGAGTGCGATATTCCAGTGCTTGTGGAGTTTTGGGCTTCATGGTGCGGACCCTGCCGAATGATTGATCCTGTGATTGGCAAACTGTCAAAGGCCTATGAAGGAAAGCTGAAATGCTACAAGCTCAACACCGATGAAAACCCTGACATAGCGACCCAGTATGGGATTCGAAGTATCCCGACTATGATGATATTTAAGAATGGCGAGAAGAAAGATGCAGTGATTGGGGCCGTGCCAGAAAGTACTTTAATTATGTGCATTGAGAAATTCATAGAGAGGTAAATTTGTTCATTTTCAAGAACTGAACGTCTTCAATTAATTATTTGGAGCTAGCTGGTAGTGTTGGTTTATCTTTTCACTGGGTCATTATAGCTCTATGTATATAGGTATGGAGATTAAAGGTGGTCTTGTCTTACAATGTCAATATTTGAAAATTGATGGCAATAAGTATTGCTTGTAATGAAGGTTGACGGACTCTGTTGACAACACAGTTTTCTTATTCTATTCCACAATGTTGTTTCTCTCTTTTACTGCCAGTCCTTGCTTTGCAGATGGACAATAGAAGATGCTATATTATGGAATTGTGCAGAACATAAAATTCTATATAACTATTGATAAAGATTGTCAGTCTTCTAACTTTCTGAAGGAATCATAAATTTCATGGCAAGTGATGAAATCTACGATCGTTACCGGTGTTTTATTAGATCTCTCGTTGAAACTCTATGGCACCATCTGCATTGACACTACATAAAAAGACAACCCAGTGCATTAGGCTTCCAATGTTGCAGCGTCTAGAAAGGGTCTAATATATACAATCTTACCTCCATGTTAGGTTGTTTCTATATTTTGAACTCGTTATTTCATATTGTAATAGGGCAATCTTTTATTGTGCCAAGGCTCATTTTCATCTGCATTGACACTATAAGAAGCAAAAATTTAGGGAACCGTTATTGTTTATCATCGGTATAGAAACCGAATTAGAAAGTTGTGCCACTAAGCATTGAAAAACTTTGGTTTCAAGATAAGATTATTCCAGTTGTTGTGTTTGTTGCAAGTGTATTTAATCTAGCATGTTTCTAGGTGTTGTAatagttctatttttttaaaaaaaaagggtttTTCTGGCCTAATTACCATGCTGACAAAAGTAAATTTTGAGGGTCACAACTCACAAGTTAATATTTATAATAGAATAGGCTTTGTAAGTTCTATTCACCATAATGAGTAGTCTCATCTGTTTTCTTTTCATTTGATACCTTATAAGTTTGATGTTTCTTCGTGGAAGGTGCTGCGGCTAGAACCCGCCCTGAGCTGGAGGTATTGGAGTGAGACGATATCCGCTGGATCGACGGTGATCGGACTTGCAAAAAAAGCTTCTATCGGAGATAGCTTCGATAGTGATCCTCCGATACTCAAATCAGATTTTTCACAATAGGTAGAAAAAAACGAACGTTTATGAGAGGAAGAAGAGACGTACCTGAAGGATCTCCGTTTACCTCTTTATATAGGCGAGGTGGGAGCCtttgtagagagaggagagatcgTAAAAGATTTTTTTACCCCTAATTATGTCTCTGAGCAGTGCCATGCTTGATCTCTGACTTTCTTGAATATTGTCACTTCATAGCACGTGAGGGCCGCCGTCGTAAGGGCAAAAGTTGTCTGATAAGGGCCGTCCGTCTTATTTGAAGGGATGACATGACTGAATCATAAGGAGGTCTCTAGGAATTATCATGATAAGTCACTGTCTTTAATGACCCGACTCGACAGTCACATAGAGGGTTCGGATGAATGCCAACAGGTGTGGCAGCTGAACCATAGATCGGGAGAGATAGATCTTGGACTGGTCATGTGCCGGCAGGTGGTAAGCTTAGTGTGAATGCTGGAGTCGGGGTCGAGGGTTGAAGTTTGAGATCTGCTGGTCTGGATCGGATGTCGAAGTAGCTTGGTCCCACGTGGGGTGACACGGCCTGATGGGATCGAGCAAGGGCCGAGGTGAGCGTTAGCCATCCGAATCGAGGTCGTTTGTCGAAGTCTAGATTGATGGCCAAAATCTGGAGTCGACAGCTGAGGTGGGGATCGATGCTGTAGCCTTAGGAGCTCTTCTGGTGCGGGTCTTCGGTGTGGCTGAAGTGCCACCCCCAGCATATTTAATGCATAGGCTCTCAGGGATTTTTATCTCCTATTTAATATCCTCGAAAATCGCATATGGCCCTTAGGCTTTCTCAAATTTGATGAGTAGTCACTTCTAGGCACATGAGGGCTCCACCTATTAATTACATGAGTTGATAGCTAAAAGTTGAAAGTATGGGAGGACTTGCCTTACTCATGATTACTCTTATCTTTAAATAGGAGGATGTGATAGGGCTATAAGAAGGCCCTCCGATGGTCAATGGCCGAAGTCCGAGACTAGTAGTCGAGGATTGGTCGGCTGAGAGTGGGTTGGCAGCCGATGAGGGGCCAAGATTGCCATGGGACTCGTAGGCCGAGATAAGGATCGAATGAGCGTAGGAAACATGGGCACCCGCAGGGAGAAGTCGGGTACCCCAGAATATTTTGATATAGTCACTGGCTTGACATATGATTAGGAGTAAGGATCGGTCAAAGATCCCTGGAGAAGAAGCTTGAGCTGCGATATCCCTTGGATCGGTGCCTGAAGTCCAAGAGCCATCTTCGAGCTGAAAGCTGACTTGGCTAAGGGTATCTCTTTCATGTCTTCATCATAACCGAGGTATTATCCCCCAACATATGCCCCTACTCCCTGGTCTGAGTTGGGGTTAGGTCTAGGGAGTATGAATCAACCTGCTTCTTCGAAGATATGAGGCAAGTCCTAGTGTTTGTCGCATGTTCAGCTATTTTATCATAATTAGCTTCGGTCTGTTACCCTCGGCTTTAATATTTGATGGGACCATGTTTGATCTGGTTTGATTTGGTGTTTAGCCCAATATTTTCATAATAACTTCATCTGACAAGTGCAGAAGATGTTGATTAGAGATCGGGTTCGGGCATACCCGAAGTCAAAGACCGAGTTTGGGCATATTCAGACTAGGTGTTAAAGCACCCGTGATTGGTATCTTTGAAGGAGATGGCGCACGGAAGGGGAGAAACTTCGGTGGATCGAATATAGTGGGCTTGCTGCCGGCCAGGTGGAAACTTAAGCAAAGAGAGTTTGGGTTCGGTGGACCAGGCATTGACAAAGATAGCTTTGGTGCCGGCAAGAGGCATGCCCGAGGCTTTAGTGTCATGGATCCAATGAGGATCGGCACAAGTGGGCGCTTTGGGGGTGCGCTGGGATGCTTCAAGCTCATTGATGCTGGCTTCGGCACCGCCAGCGGCTTTGGTCGCATTGGGGAGGCGCACGTGTGCAAGGAAGCTTCGGTCATGCCTTAGGCTGTAGGAGGCATGTGCAGGTGTGTGAGGAAGCTTTGGTCATGCATGAGGCTCATGTTGGTGCGTGAGGAAGCTTCGAGCATGTGGGAAGCTTCGGGTCAGCGGAGTTGGAGGGAGATCGATGCTGTGAGGGAGGTCTGGCATCGTCGGAGGAGAGCCTCAGACCCTTAGGTTTAGTAGGGATCAGCGCTGTTGGTCGAGGGAGCTTGGATCAGGAGCCGAGGGAGATCAGTGGTGCAAGCTAAGCCATGCACGAGAAGGGCGTGGTGCTGTCCATGGATGACTTCGGATCTGATGGGAGCTTCGGCATCACTTGGAACTGGATCCATCGGTGGGTTCGATGAAGCTTGGGACCAGATCCTTTGGTAGGCCTCGGGACCACTCGAGATTGGATCTATCGGCCCTAAGGGTGCTGGCATCGGAAAGGATCGGATCAGCTACCAGAGGAGGGATCGATGCTGCCCGAGAGTGGGTTCGTGGACGGTCGGTCTCGAAATCACCCGAGATGGATTGGCCGGCGAAGCTTGGCGCTACCTAGTGGGAGATCGACCGATAGGGTCCAGTGTAGCTTGAGATCGACTAGCGGAGAGTCAGCACCGTTCAGGACCAGACCGACTGTGGGTTTGATGCAGCCCAAAATGTGCACGAGGAAGAAAGGGTAGGGTCCGACCACTCGGGATCAGGCCGATCGGAGGGTTTTGGGATCTTTTAAGGCTGTGATAGTCGAAGGGGACTGCAACGCCCACATCAGGGCTGGATCGGTCGGTGAATGAGCTCAGCCCTCGCACTTGGGGCCATCCGAGTCTAGATCCGTTGGAGGGTTTGGCGACGTTGGGGGTCTGATGCACGCATGTGGGTGCGCAAGATTTTGGGGCCAGATCAGCCAGTGGTGTCGGCATTGCCGGAGGGGGATTGTCGGATCAGCCTTATGCTTCTTCTCAAGTCTCAGCATCGATGATGCCCAGACCAACCGGCATGCTTCGGTGCTGTCAAGGATGCGCAAAAGTCCTATCGCAAGATGAGCATTTGCCAGTTGCTCtcactttttctcttctctccctctctccttttttatttgatcgtaTCATTTGTAGGTGGATGGGGCCAAAGAGAAGTTAACTGCATGTGCCGGGCACAAGTGAGCTGGGGCAAATCTTGAGGCATATGTTCGGTGGATAATGCGCAATCGAGAGCTAACAAAATACAAGAGCAGCACGCTATTTTGTACATCAGTGATCTCTTAGTGCATGCGGTATGAGGGCAATTAAAGACAAGGCTAGTGGTCTTCTTATTGAGGACCTTGTTTCCCATTATTTTTCTGATGCGTCTTGACCTTTTTGGATCAAGCaattatcaataaaatattttgaattgaaattttttacCTTCATCTGTGATCATTGCTTCGGTTTCTATGTTGTTGCATTTCAAACTTAAATATGCTTAAGTTTTGTGCCAGGGAGATCTTCTACCCCCCATTGAAGAGTGAGGTCTCCTTTCTCCTACTGAAGAGTGGGATCTTCTTTCTCTTACTGAAGAGTGGGATCTTCGGCTAGTGGATTTCGGCTCCTGCTTTCATGGGTGTACTCTGACCTATTCTGATCCAATTGACGATCCGAATAGTGGGTTTCGGTCTACGCCTCTTAGGGTGTACTCTGGCCTATTCTGATCCAGCTGACAATCAAAACAGTGGATTTCGGCTTCCGCTTCTTGGGGCATACTCTGGCCTACTTCGATCCAATTAATGATCGATGGATTTCGGCTTTCGCCTCCAAGGACGTACTCTGGCCTACTCCGATCCAATTGATGATCGGTAGGTTTTGACTTCTGCTCTAGGGACGTACTCTGGCCTACTCCAACCCAGTTGATGATCTAAATGATGGGTTTCAACTTTCACCTCCAGGAACATACTACCATGAAAGTTATGAGTTCTATTAGAGAGCCCTTGGGTTCTGCTTGACTCCTCATTATTtgttttgatttggacttgaactTTGCCTCAGTTTGGTGGCTTATTTTTTGTTTAGATGGGCCTGATTTTAGACCTTAGATCAAGATCTAACTTCAGATCGGCCAAATTCTGGAGTTTGGATTTGCCTTAATTTTAACTTCAGCTTCAGTCTTAATTTTAACTTCGGCCTCAGTCTTGATTTGGATGCTTACAGGCCTACAATCTTTtccagaagaaaaaaaataaagtaaaaaatgaGGACTTAAGAACCTCTTATGAGAAAATTTTATATAGGTCTTTAGAAGCTTGTTTTCTCTTCTGATCTGGATTGCATGCCC from Elaeis guineensis isolate ETL-2024a chromosome 4, EG11, whole genome shotgun sequence includes these protein-coding regions:
- the LOC105042853 gene encoding thioredoxin M1, chloroplastic isoform X2, which produces MATIVLDSLTVPHPHHGLPPASASRGAAACSPLGRRGVGLLPEFKGLRIATRPLKAAASANGASGSRVVRRRAVVCDAQETTIQVPDVTNTTWQSLVTECDIPVLVEFWASWCGPCRMIDPVIGKLSKAYEGKLKCYKLNTDENPDIATQYGIRSIPTMMIFKNGEKKDAVIGAVPESTLIMCIEKFIER
- the LOC105042853 gene encoding thioredoxin M1, chloroplastic isoform X1, which translates into the protein MATIVLDSLTVPHPHHGLPPASASRGAAACSPLGRRGVGLLPEFKGLRIATRPLKAAASANGASGSRVVRRRAVVCDAQETTIQGIWTCVCCSFTNRTYRPFSPTTCIPDVTNTTWQSLVTECDIPVLVEFWASWCGPCRMIDPVIGKLSKAYEGKLKCYKLNTDENPDIATQYGIRSIPTMMIFKNGEKKDAVIGAVPESTLIMCIEKFIER